AACCTACTAATCATGAAAAATCTTTACACACGCATCAGCATCCTATTCCTCTTCGGAATGCTGATGGTGGCCCCAAAATCCTTTTCACAGGATGATGACTTCACAGAAGAAACCTTTACGAAGCTTCGTTTAGGATTCCATTCTCACAACAATTTTTACAGGCAAATCCTTCTCGGTTTCGAAAATGACAACGCTACCGAAGGAATTGATCCGGGGTTTGACGCTGTGAACGTTTTTAACCTGCCGAATGACTTTTACTTTTTATGCGGCACTACAGAATTGTTTATACAAGGTGTTGGTTATTACAATACGAACAATATTTATCCTTTAGGCGTAAGGTCTAATTCTGTAGGCACCATCACTATCAATATCGACGCGGCTGAATATTGGGACCCAACGCAGGAAGTATTCATTTATGATGCAGACAATAACACCTATTTTAATATCAAAAACGGGCCGTTTACTGCTAATGTTGGTGTTGGGACCTTCAATAACAGGTTTTCACTGCGTTTTTCTACACAATCCACTTTAGGAACAGGAACAATTACTGATGGAAAAATGTCCGTAAATTACATTACTTCTGAAAAAGTATTATCGTTGATAAACACAACTTCCAATACCGCTACAACCGTAAGCCTTTACAGCATTACCGGTCAAAAAGCAGCCTATTGGAACGTGTCTGAAATAGACCAGACAAATTTAAACCTTCCTGTATCCGGCCTTAGCGCAGGTGTTTATATTGTAAATGTCGAAACGCCGGGTGGCACCATCACGAAGAAAGTTTTACTGAAATAAAAATCAATCTACATCTATCAAAAAAGCTCCTCTACCTAAGGAGCTTTTTTATTTTATTCCTTAAGAATTTGTTCTAGTTTCCCGAAATCAACCAATTCCTGGTCACCCGTTGCCAGGTTCTTTAATGTAAATTTTTCATCAATCATCTCCTGATCCCCGACAATGACCACAAAAGGTATTTCCCTTTTATCAGCATGCTGGAATTGTTTTCCCACTTTTACATTGTCAGGATACAACTCTGCCTTGACACCCGATTTACGCAATTTCATAATCGCTTTCATGGCATACAGCGCCTCATTTTCCCCATAATTTACAAACAGGACTTTTGAAGTCGCATTAACCGTAGCGGGAAATAATCCCAGCTCCTCCAAAACAAGGTAAATCCTGTCCAGTCCGAAGGAAATTCCCACGCCGCTCATATTTTTCAACCCGAAAATACCTGTTAGGTCATCATATCTTCCGCCACCGCCTACAGATCCCATCAAAACGGCTTTCGGAGGCGCCACTTCAAAGATAGCTCCCGTGTAGTAGTTCAGGCCGCGTGCCAAAGTTACATCAAGGTCGAGTATGGATTTATCCAGCCCCAATGCCGCAATTTTGTCGCATATAAAGTGGAGTTCTTGCACCCCTTTCAAACCTTCATCAGAGCCTGACAACATTTGCTCCAGTTTTTCCAATTTCTTCTGAATCGAACCGGAAAACTGGAATAATGGCTGTATTTTTTTTATCGCTTCCGCAGAAATGCCTTTGTCGGTCATTTCCTTCCTGACCCCATCTTCGCCTATCTTATCCAATTTATCAAGCGCCACGGTAAAATCTATGAGTTTGTCTTTGGCACCGATAACTTCCGCAATCCCGGATAAGATCTTGCGATTGTTAATTTTGATAGTCACACCGTCTAATCCAAGTTCACTGAAAACAGCATCATACAATTGTACCAACTCGACTTCCTGCCATAAACTTTTAGACCCCACAACATCGGCATCACATTGGAAAAACTCACGGAAACGTCCTTTTTGTGGCCTGTCTGCACGCCAAACCGGCTGGATTTGGTAACGCTTAAACGGAAATTCTATATCATTCTGATGTTGTACAACGTAGCGTGCAAAAGGCACGGTCAGATCGTAACGTAATGCTTTTTCGGAAATTTTGGATGTCAGTTGCTTTGGGTTTTTAGAAAGCAATTCTTCCTCTGAAACTTTTTCCAGAAAGTCCCCGGAATTCAAAATCTTAAAAATCAGCCTATCCCCTTCTTCACCATATTTCCCCATCAACGTCTCCGAATTCTCAAACGATGGCGTTTCTATAGGCTGGTACCCGAACCGTTCAAAATTGCCTTTGATAATCCCAAAAATATATTGCCTTTTCGCCACCTCTCCTGGTGAAAAATCTCTTGTCCCTTTTGGGATTCCCGGTTTTTGTGCCATTTCAATTTTATATAAGAATGAGGTTTGTCAAAACCGCAACACTCATTATTAATTATTAATTGCCAATTATAAATTGCTGATGCAAACTTAAACCAAAAATCGTAATTTCGTAGCAAACCACATCCATGTTTAAACTCTTCCGGGAAAATATCCGTGTTGCTTTAGGCTCCATCCGCACCCAATTGCTACGCACCGTGTTGACAGTGCTGATTATCGCCATAGGGATTATGGCGCTGGTTGGGATCCTGACTGTGGTAGCGGCTTTGGAAAACGAACTGACCTCCAATTTTGCATCGATGGGCGCCAATACGTTCACCATCAATCAATATGATTATTCCTCGCGCAGCAGTGAGGAGGAAAAACCACATCCAGCCATTACATTCCAGCAGGCACGGGATTTTAAAGAACGTTTCAGTTATCCGTTTTCAACCTGCTCGTTATCATTTGCGGCTACTTCATCGGCAGAAGTTCGTTATGAATCCGAAAAAACCGACCCGGAAATCACCATTATGGGGGTCGACAATCTGTTCATCACCAATTCGGGGCTCGAAATACAATCAGGCCGTGATTTCACAGGATTCGACATTGAAAACAATAATTACACCTGCATTTTAGGCTCTGATTTCTTAAAAGGCCTGTTCAAAAACACCCAACCGATTGGCAAGACCATTTCCATCCGCGGTGCGCGGTTTAAAGTGATCGGCGTATTGAAAGAGCGCGGTTCCACCTTTGGCAACAGCCAGGATCTACGGGTTTTCATCCCGATACAGATTGCGCGTTCACTGTTTTCGATGCCCAACACGAACTACACCATCAGTGTAATGGCGGGCAGGAATGAACTGCTGAACGCCGCTGTAGACAATGCCACCATTACGATGCGCGATGTGAGAAAACTGAGCCCGGTCGAGCAAAACGATTTCGGTGTAGTACGCAGTGACGACCTTATTAATCGTGTCATGGAAATCTCGGTATATCTTGACGGTGCGGCTTTCCTGATCAGCATCATCACGATTTTCGGCTCGTCGATCGCGCTTATGAACATCATGATTGTCTCCGTTACGGAACGTACGCGTGAAATCGGCGTACGGAAGGCATTGGGCGCAAAAAAAACAACTATCGCCGTACAGTTTTTTATAGAAACGCTGGTCATCGGGCAATTGGGCGGATTTGTAGGTTCCATTTTTGGACTGCTGATCGGCTACATCATTTCCTCCTTTATCGGATTTGCATTTGTAATTCCCTGGGGCGCCATAGTCTGGGCATTTGTAGTAAGTTTCCTGGTGGCGATCGCTTCGGGCTTGTACCCTGCTATCAAGGCCGCCAAACTCGACCCGATTGAAGCTTTGCGTTACGAATAACCTATATGGTTGCCTTCACCATACGGTCATTTCCATAGATATCTTTTCGAAGTTGGATATCCTTAAAACCCATCGATTCCAATAACTGCAACATTTCCTTTCCCAAATACTGGTTGATTTCAAAATATAATTTCCCTTCAGGATGCAGGCTTTTGAGTGCCAGAGTGGCTATTTTACGGTAAAACACCAGCGCATCATCATCCGCTACAAACAATGCCAGATGTGGCTCATACGCTAAAACATTTTTGCGGATTTCATCTTTTTCCAATTCGCGTACATACGGCGGATTTGAAACGATGATGTCATAACGCTCTTCCAAATCATCGGTAGTGAGGATATTTTTCGACAAGAAATTCACTTCTACCTGATTGATTTCTGCATTCTTTTCTGCAATAGCCAAAGCCTTTTCAGAAACATCAATGGCCGAAACCTTCGCATCGGTAAAGCTTTTTGCCAAAGAAATGGCGATGCAGCCACTCCCCGTCCCTATGTCAAGGATTTTCGTGTTTTGATCTTTATGATCTGAAACAATCCAATCGACCAACTCTTCAGTTTCCTGCCTCGGGATCAGGACATTTTCATTCACTTCAAATGTCAACCCATAAAAAGTCGTTTTCCCTAACAGATATTGAACGGGCACTTCATTTTTAAGCGCTTCAAGCAAATGACCCCACTTTTCAATTTCAGTAATTTCGTTATCCGGATTCAAAGCCAGATCTATTCTTTTCAAACCCCGGAGATCTTCCAATATCAGGTAAAAGAAACTCTCCGCTTCCAGTTTATCATAAATGGGAGTCAGCGTTTCGACGAATTTGGTTCTGTAATCGGTGATTTTAACTGGCATATCAGTGGCAATTCTGTCTACAAACCTAATGATTTTTTAGTTTACTTTTGTGTGATGACTATCCACGAAAAATTCATGCGGCGCTGCCTTGAACTTGCCCAAAACGGACTTGGAACCACCTATCCGAATCCTTTGGTGGGAAGCGTCATTGTTCATGAAGGCAAAATCATCGGCGAAGGCTGGCATCGGAAAGCCGGGGAACCTCATGCTGAAGTGAATGCAATCAATTCGGTAAAGGACACAGCGTTACTTGAAAAATCAGCTATTTATGTGAACCTGGAACCGTGCAGCCATTTTGGAAAAACACCACCCTGCTGTGATTTGATCATTTCCAAAAAAATACCTGAAATCATTATTGGCATTACCGATCCCCATTCGAAAGTGGCAGGAGAAGGCATACGAAGGCTTCAGGAAGCAGGTAAAAAAGTAACCATCGGTGTTCTTGAAAAAGACTGCAGCGACATCAACAAACGTTTTTTTACTTTCCATAATAAAAAAAGGCCTTACATTATCCTGAAATGGGCAGAAACACCCGATGGTTTCATAGCTCCGAAAACCAAATCGGAAATTAAACCGGTCTGGATCACCAACGAAACTTCGCGCCAATTGGTCCATAAATGGCGCAGTGAGGAACATGCTATACTGATTGGAACGCAGACTGCCGTTGATGATAACCCGACACTGACAACCAGGGATTGGGCAGGAAAAAATCCCGTCAGAATAGTTATCGACAGGCACAACAGAATTCCAAAAGAAAATCATATATTTGATAATCAGGCGGAAACCATACTGATTTCAGGCACTGAAATTGACTTTAATGAAAATTGTGCGGCACAAATTGCGGAATATCTGTACAAACGCAATATCCAGTCAGTTATCATTGAAGGCGGCAGAAAAACATTACAGACATTTATAGACGCTGGTTTTTGGGACGAAGCGAGAATTTTTAAAGGGAAAATTCCGTTTGGTGACGGCGTTAAAGCACCTGATATTTTGGGTACTATTTCTGAAACGCATTCCATTTCAGGAGACGAACTTTTAATGCTTACTAACAATGATCAACACAATTATTTTTGATTTTGGCGATGTCTTAATCAATCTTGACAAGGAAACATCACTTAATGAATTTAAAAAACTAGGCCTTGACGGACCCAATCCGGAATTACTGAAACTCAACGATGATTTCGAGCGCGGTAAAATTACCGAAGATCAGTTCCTGGAAGGGTTTAGAAAAAACCTTCCAAATGCTTCGATAGACCAGATTAAGGCCGCGTGGAACAGCATCATTGGCGATTTCCCACTTTATCGCCTTGAATTCCTGCAACTGCTTTCGACCAAATACAGGCTTTTCCTGCTCACGAATACAGATATCATACACATGGAGAATTTTGAAGACCAGGTAGGGATGTCATTTGCCAGCGACTTTTACCGCTGTTTTGAAAAAGTATACTATTCCCATGAAATGGGCATGCGAAAACCAGATGAATCCATCTTCAACTTTATCCTGAAAAAACACGACCTTTCCCCGAAACGCACGCTGTTCGTCGACGATAAGAAAGAAAATACAGATGCTGCCGCGGCATTGGGGATCAATGTCTGGAACCTACAGCCTGATGAGGATGTCGTAAACCTCTTCGAAAAGAAATTCATGGTTGTTGATGCATGAATCCAGAAGTACAAGAC
This genomic stretch from Flavobacterium pallidum harbors:
- a CDS encoding T9SS type A sorting domain-containing protein, translating into MKNLYTRISILFLFGMLMVAPKSFSQDDDFTEETFTKLRLGFHSHNNFYRQILLGFENDNATEGIDPGFDAVNVFNLPNDFYFLCGTTELFIQGVGYYNTNNIYPLGVRSNSVGTITINIDAAEYWDPTQEVFIYDADNNTYFNIKNGPFTANVGVGTFNNRFSLRFSTQSTLGTGTITDGKMSVNYITSEKVLSLINTTSNTATTVSLYSITGQKAAYWNVSEIDQTNLNLPVSGLSAGVYIVNVETPGGTITKKVLLK
- the hisS gene encoding histidine--tRNA ligase; protein product: MAQKPGIPKGTRDFSPGEVAKRQYIFGIIKGNFERFGYQPIETPSFENSETLMGKYGEEGDRLIFKILNSGDFLEKVSEEELLSKNPKQLTSKISEKALRYDLTVPFARYVVQHQNDIEFPFKRYQIQPVWRADRPQKGRFREFFQCDADVVGSKSLWQEVELVQLYDAVFSELGLDGVTIKINNRKILSGIAEVIGAKDKLIDFTVALDKLDKIGEDGVRKEMTDKGISAEAIKKIQPLFQFSGSIQKKLEKLEQMLSGSDEGLKGVQELHFICDKIAALGLDKSILDLDVTLARGLNYYTGAIFEVAPPKAVLMGSVGGGGRYDDLTGIFGLKNMSGVGISFGLDRIYLVLEELGLFPATVNATSKVLFVNYGENEALYAMKAIMKLRKSGVKAELYPDNVKVGKQFQHADKREIPFVVIVGDQEMIDEKFTLKNLATGDQELVDFGKLEQILKE
- a CDS encoding ABC transporter permease; this encodes MFKLFRENIRVALGSIRTQLLRTVLTVLIIAIGIMALVGILTVVAALENELTSNFASMGANTFTINQYDYSSRSSEEEKPHPAITFQQARDFKERFSYPFSTCSLSFAATSSAEVRYESEKTDPEITIMGVDNLFITNSGLEIQSGRDFTGFDIENNNYTCILGSDFLKGLFKNTQPIGKTISIRGARFKVIGVLKERGSTFGNSQDLRVFIPIQIARSLFSMPNTNYTISVMAGRNELLNAAVDNATITMRDVRKLSPVEQNDFGVVRSDDLINRVMEISVYLDGAAFLISIITIFGSSIALMNIMIVSVTERTREIGVRKALGAKKTTIAVQFFIETLVIGQLGGFVGSIFGLLIGYIISSFIGFAFVIPWGAIVWAFVVSFLVAIASGLYPAIKAAKLDPIEALRYE
- the prmC gene encoding peptide chain release factor N(5)-glutamine methyltransferase — its product is MPVKITDYRTKFVETLTPIYDKLEAESFFYLILEDLRGLKRIDLALNPDNEITEIEKWGHLLEALKNEVPVQYLLGKTTFYGLTFEVNENVLIPRQETEELVDWIVSDHKDQNTKILDIGTGSGCIAISLAKSFTDAKVSAIDVSEKALAIAEKNAEINQVEVNFLSKNILTTDDLEERYDIIVSNPPYVRELEKDEIRKNVLAYEPHLALFVADDDALVFYRKIATLALKSLHPEGKLYFEINQYLGKEMLQLLESMGFKDIQLRKDIYGNDRMVKATI
- the ribD gene encoding bifunctional diaminohydroxyphosphoribosylaminopyrimidine deaminase/5-amino-6-(5-phosphoribosylamino)uracil reductase RibD — translated: MTIHEKFMRRCLELAQNGLGTTYPNPLVGSVIVHEGKIIGEGWHRKAGEPHAEVNAINSVKDTALLEKSAIYVNLEPCSHFGKTPPCCDLIISKKIPEIIIGITDPHSKVAGEGIRRLQEAGKKVTIGVLEKDCSDINKRFFTFHNKKRPYIILKWAETPDGFIAPKTKSEIKPVWITNETSRQLVHKWRSEEHAILIGTQTAVDDNPTLTTRDWAGKNPVRIVIDRHNRIPKENHIFDNQAETILISGTEIDFNENCAAQIAEYLYKRNIQSVIIEGGRKTLQTFIDAGFWDEARIFKGKIPFGDGVKAPDILGTISETHSISGDELLMLTNNDQHNYF
- a CDS encoding HAD family hydrolase, which translates into the protein MINTIIFDFGDVLINLDKETSLNEFKKLGLDGPNPELLKLNDDFERGKITEDQFLEGFRKNLPNASIDQIKAAWNSIIGDFPLYRLEFLQLLSTKYRLFLLTNTDIIHMENFEDQVGMSFASDFYRCFEKVYYSHEMGMRKPDESIFNFILKKHDLSPKRTLFVDDKKENTDAAAALGINVWNLQPDEDVVNLFEKKFMVVDA